The Hemibagrus wyckioides isolate EC202008001 linkage group LG25, SWU_Hwy_1.0, whole genome shotgun sequence genome has a segment encoding these proteins:
- the vipas39 gene encoding spermatogenesis-defective protein 39 homolog, translating into MSRAKAEDDEYWNNSKFTAFAFDDDDNEFTKLKESKRAVNSIPVDDDDDDDDDDVEKVSWSGEPVGSISWSVRETASSIRSGGEQSFPKINTTPSLPKQGSGYSLSSLFRAKSKPSFSESFIDMPARVYAPELRKPKSECQDYVSDWSTEETVRRMRKGKAYSLERFRSLQDKLLLLDEAVRAHDGNVITAVLIYLKKSLSKEILFRELMLREIALRHYVHYLKEMGEQKILVELMKALGRTEDMALMQYKEHMTIKDENERRDFLKKSLSLPFSQEDATHVQDHYTLLERQIIIEANDKKGEADIFKKFPRKASILNMPIITTLYYSCFYHYGEPEGTFSSPANIRKTFRISEKQYVLTALGARAKLRNWHDVESLFNTKTWLGYTKKKSPIGFHRVVDILQKNYAPVQVLETYMRLIDGSELKLSLAQKYKCHDVVIDTYKDLKDRQQLIVYQGKVDRGSAEYRKIDELLINPQIRWKN; encoded by the exons ATGAGCCGAGCTAAAGCTGAAGATGACGAATACTGGAACAACTCCAAATTCACGGCTTTCGCCTTCgacgatgatgataatgagttCACCAAG CTGAAAGAATCCAAGCGTGCAGTGAACAGCATCCCGGTGGATGAcgacgacgacgatgatgatgatgatgttgagaaGGTCAGCTGGAGTGGGGAGCCTGTTGGAA GTATCTCCTGGTCTGTCAGAGAGACGGCCTCCAGCATCCGCTCAGGTGGAGAGCAAAGCTTTCCAAAAATCAACACAACCCCCTCGTTACCAAAACAAGGCTCTGGATACTCTTTAAGTTCTTTATTCAGAG CAAAGAGCAAACCTTCATTTTCTGAAT CCTTTATTGACATGCCTGCTCGAGTATACGCACCAGAATTACGCAAGCCGAAGTCAGAGTGTCAGGACTATGTGAGTGATTGGAGTACTGAAGAGACTGTAAGGAGGATGCGGAAAGGAAAG GCATATTCCTTGGAAAGGTTCCGCTCTCTACAGGAtaaactgctgctgctggacgaAGCAGTCCGTGCTCACGATGGCAATGTCATCACTGCA GTcttaatatatttaaagaaatcaTTGAGTAAAG AGATCCTTTTCCGAGAGTTAATGTTGAGGGAAATAGCTCTCCGACATTATGTTCATTATCTGAAAGAAATGGGAGAGCAGAAGATCTTGGTGGAGTTAATGAA GGCACTGGGCAGAACAGAGGACATGGCG TTAATGCAGTACAAGGAGCACATGACTATTAAAGATGAAAACGAAAGGAGAGACTTCCTCAAAAAATCTTTGAG TCTTCCTTTTTCTCAAGAGGATGCCACTCATGTGCAagaccactacacactcctggAGAGACAGATCATCATCGAG GCTAATGATAAGAAAGGTGAAGCAGATATTTTCAAGAAGTTCCCCAGAAAAGCTTCCATTTTGAACATGCCTATTATCACCACTTTGTACTACTCCTGCTTTTATCACTATGGAGAGCCTGAG ggtACTTTCAGCAGTCCAGCTAACATCAGAAAGACCTTCAGG ATTTCAGAAAAGCAGTACGTCCTCACAGCACTCGGAGCTCGGGCGAAGTTGAGAAACTGGCACGATGTGGAAAGTTTATTCAACACCAAAACCTGGCTGGGTTACACCAAGAAGAAATCTCCTATTGGCTTTCACAGAGTGGTGGATATCCTGCAGAAAAACTACGCTCCTGTTCAG GTCTTGGAAACGTATATGAGACTGATCGATGGCTCAGAACTGAAGCTCAGTTTGGCTCAGAAGTACAAATGCCATGACGTTGTTATCGAT